One Oncorhynchus keta strain PuntledgeMale-10-30-2019 chromosome 11, Oket_V2, whole genome shotgun sequence DNA window includes the following coding sequences:
- the LOC118390531 gene encoding cysteine protease ATG4A-like, whose translation MLRCGQMILAQALVCSQLGRAWRWRAEGGQPEDYHRILHCFLDRKDSCYSVHQMAQMGVGEGKSVGEWYGPNTVAQVLNKLALFDDWNSLAVYVSMDNTVVIEDIKKQCRQASRGSRLRPRPCGWGEPFTSGETPEQACLHTHGNRATMCPHSQSQSRSDWRPLLLIIPLRLGINHINPVYIQALKECFKIPQSCGVLGGKPNLAYYFIGFVGEELIYLDPHTTQSAVESEAGSGVDDQSYHCLRSPCRMKITNLDPHTTQSAVESEAGSGVDDQSYHCLRSPRHMKITNLDPHTTQSAVESEAGSGVDDQSYQCLRSPRRMKITNLDPSVALVFFCKSEDDFDSWCNLVQQEIQMKRNLRMFELVENHPPHWPPFVPPTKPEVQTTGAEFIESSDKLFESEEEFEILNV comes from the exons ATGCTACGGTGTGGGCAGATGATTCTTGCACAGGCCCTGGTATGCTCACAGCTGGGACGAG CCTGGCGttggagggcagagggaggacaGCCAGAGGACTACCATCGTATCCTCCACTGTTTCCTGGATAGGAAAGACAGCTGTTACTCCGTACACCAAATGG CTCAGATGGGAGTCGGTGAAGGGAAGTCTGTGGGAGAGTGGTATGGCCCAAACACAGTTGCGCAAGTACTCAA CAAACTTGCACTATTTGATGACTGGAATTCTCTTGCTGTGTATGTGTCAATGGACAACACGGTGGTGATCGAGGACATCA AGAAGCAGTGTCGCCAGGCAAGCAGAGGGAGCAGATTGCGGCCCAGACCCTGTGGCTGGGGGGAACCCTTCACCTCTGGAGAAACACCAGAGCAAGCCTGTTTGCACACGCACGGGAACAGAGCCACGATGTGTCCACATTCTCAATCCCAGTCTCGTTCTGACTGGAGGCCCCTGCTGCTGATCATACCTCTCCGTTTGGGAATCAACCACATCAACCCTGTCTACATCCAGGCCCTCAAG GAGTGTTTTAAAATACCACAGTCCTGTGGTGTGCTGGGAGGAAAGCCCAATCTGGCCTATTACTTCATCGGATTTGTAG GAGAGGAGCTGATCTACCTGGACCCCCACACCACCCAGTCAGCCGTGGAGTCAGAGGCTGGCAGCGGAGTGGATGACCAGAGCTACCACTGTCTGAGGAGTCCATGCCGCATGAAGATCACCAACCTGGACCCCCACACCACCCAGTCAGCCGTGGAGTCAGAGGCTGGCAGCGGAGTGGACGACCAGAGCTACCACTGTCTGAGGAGTCCACGCCACATGAAGATCACCAACCTGGACCCCCACACCACCCAGTCAGCCGTGGAGTCAGAGGCTGGCAGCGGAGTGGACGACCAGAGCTACCAATGTCTGAGGAGTCCACGCCGCATGAAGATCACCAACCTGGACCCCTCTGTGGCCCTG GTTTTTTTTTGTAAGAGTGAGGATGACTTTGACAGTTGGTGTAACCTGGTCCAGCAG GAGATCCAGATGAAGAGGAACCTGCGGATGTTTGAGCTGGTGGAGAATCACCCGCCCCACTGGCCCCCCTTTGTTCCTCCCACCAAACCAGAGGTTCAGACCACAGGGGCAG AGTTCATCGAATCGTCCGACAAGCTGTTTGAGTCTGAGGAGGAGTTTGAGATCCTTAACGTGTGa
- the LOC118390532 gene encoding transmembrane protein 185-like isoform X2, with protein MVIIGASVGTGVWSHNPQYRAEGETCVEFKAMLIAVGIHLLLLTFEVLVCDRVARGTHFWLLVFMPLFFVSPVSVAACVWGFRHDRSLELEILCSVNILQFIFIALRLDKIISWPWLVVCVPLWILMSFLCLVVLYYMVWSVLFLRSMDVIAEQRRTHITMAISWMTIVVPLLTFEILLVHKLDGHYSSSYVSVFVPLWVSLVTLMFTTFGQKGGNHWWFGIRKDFCQFLLELFPFLREYGNVSYDLHHEDPEVCEEMPAHDLPKIAPMFSKKNGVVITQSPGKYFVPPPKLCIDMPD; from the exons ATGGTTATCATCGGTGCCTCAGTTGGCACAGGCGTCTGGTCCCATAACCCACAGTACAG GGCTGAGGGTGAAACCTGTGTGGAGTTCAAGGCCATGCTGATAGCGGTTGGGATCCACCTACTCCTGCTCACCTTTGAGGTTCTGGTGTGTGACCGTGTGGCGAGGGGCACCCACTTCTGGCTGCTGGTCTTCATGCCCCTCTTCTTCGTCTCGCCTGTCTCTGTTGCAGCATGTGTGTGGGGCTTCCGCCATGATCGCTCTCTAGAG TTGGAGATCTTGTGCTCGGTCAATATTCTCCAGTTTATCTTCATTGCCCTGCGACTGGATAAAATCATCAGTTGGCCATGGCTG GTCGTCTGTGTGCCACTGTGGATCCTCATGTCCTTCCTGTGCCTTGTGGTGCTCTACTACATGGTGTGGTCAGTGCTCTTTCTGCGGTCTATGGACGTCATCGCAGAGCAACGGCGCACTCACATCACCATGGCGATCAGCTGGATGACAATCGTTGTACCCTTGCTCACTTTTGAG ATCCTGTTGGTCCATAAATTGGATGGCCACTACAGCTCCAGCTATGTGTCAGTTTTCGTGCCTCTCTGGGTATCCCTGGTGACTCTGATGTTCACAACCTTTGGCCAAAAAGGAGGCAACCACT GGTGGTTTGGCATCCGAAAAGATTTCTGCCAGTTTCTTCTTGAGCTCTTTCCCTTCCTGCGGGAGTATGGGAACGTTTCTTATGACCTGCACCACGAGGACCCTGAGGTGTGCGAGGAGATGCCTGCACACGACCTGCCAAAAATAGCCCCGATGTTCAGCAAAAAAAATGGTGTGGTGATCACACAGAGCCCAGGGAAGTACTTTGTGCCTCCTCCAAAACTGTGCATTGACATGCCTGACTAA
- the LOC118390532 gene encoding transmembrane protein 185-like isoform X1 encodes MNLRGFFQDFNPSKFLIYACLLLFSVLLSLRLDGIIHWSYWAVFAPIWLWKLMVIIGASVGTGVWSHNPQYRAEGETCVEFKAMLIAVGIHLLLLTFEVLVCDRVARGTHFWLLVFMPLFFVSPVSVAACVWGFRHDRSLELEILCSVNILQFIFIALRLDKIISWPWLVVCVPLWILMSFLCLVVLYYMVWSVLFLRSMDVIAEQRRTHITMAISWMTIVVPLLTFEILLVHKLDGHYSSSYVSVFVPLWVSLVTLMFTTFGQKGGNHWWFGIRKDFCQFLLELFPFLREYGNVSYDLHHEDPEVCEEMPAHDLPKIAPMFSKKNGVVITQSPGKYFVPPPKLCIDMPD; translated from the exons ATGAATCTTCGGGGATTCTTTCAAGACTTCAATCCCAG TAAATTCCTCATCTATGCCTGTCTGTTGCTGTTCTCTGTTCTACTGTCCTTGCGTCTGGATGGCATCATCCATTGGAGCTATTGGGCTGTGTTTGCCCCCATTTGGCTATGGAAGCTAATGGTTATCATCGGTGCCTCAGTTGGCACAGGCGTCTGGTCCCATAACCCACAGTACAG GGCTGAGGGTGAAACCTGTGTGGAGTTCAAGGCCATGCTGATAGCGGTTGGGATCCACCTACTCCTGCTCACCTTTGAGGTTCTGGTGTGTGACCGTGTGGCGAGGGGCACCCACTTCTGGCTGCTGGTCTTCATGCCCCTCTTCTTCGTCTCGCCTGTCTCTGTTGCAGCATGTGTGTGGGGCTTCCGCCATGATCGCTCTCTAGAG TTGGAGATCTTGTGCTCGGTCAATATTCTCCAGTTTATCTTCATTGCCCTGCGACTGGATAAAATCATCAGTTGGCCATGGCTG GTCGTCTGTGTGCCACTGTGGATCCTCATGTCCTTCCTGTGCCTTGTGGTGCTCTACTACATGGTGTGGTCAGTGCTCTTTCTGCGGTCTATGGACGTCATCGCAGAGCAACGGCGCACTCACATCACCATGGCGATCAGCTGGATGACAATCGTTGTACCCTTGCTCACTTTTGAG ATCCTGTTGGTCCATAAATTGGATGGCCACTACAGCTCCAGCTATGTGTCAGTTTTCGTGCCTCTCTGGGTATCCCTGGTGACTCTGATGTTCACAACCTTTGGCCAAAAAGGAGGCAACCACT GGTGGTTTGGCATCCGAAAAGATTTCTGCCAGTTTCTTCTTGAGCTCTTTCCCTTCCTGCGGGAGTATGGGAACGTTTCTTATGACCTGCACCACGAGGACCCTGAGGTGTGCGAGGAGATGCCTGCACACGACCTGCCAAAAATAGCCCCGATGTTCAGCAAAAAAAATGGTGTGGTGATCACACAGAGCCCAGGGAAGTACTTTGTGCCTCCTCCAAAACTGTGCATTGACATGCCTGACTAA
- the LOC118390530 gene encoding NHS-like protein 1 codes for MEHRALMYTSQPWKGPKGSTFTPNWDTPSCRPTVTSLCPDVVKSPCQHAADICHPSEVPVTSQSQQIGPHASTSSGFSATANTASRKGEKECNIVIPIQNEETALPAYNPGFRGRSFSAATASHPVPPRRRCDSYVHLCPDNGSEDTSRGDASQLSPDVSPDHGGPRSRSRSIILRKTKRRPAPPTRSVSLRRESATKLRDNRTKSLYIDRDPAPHDSFLPDLILISTPRTEEVLCLEQSPAQPVQARVGPPVNDNGQLREVRSIEPCCLMSSSGPAMVAPINEGRKASSRSESVRPLPPLQRPQSLTCNQSPFQQPASVSPSSGQSSSQCETRSPPVLTSAITGPSPLGCRMRPKSSTSPTSPRSSRLRLSLELPGVVPLPDPAVIKPKATRRHSESSGSSGTTRPRQRLSSSMMVMPVVTQEDLSNVRLRSVSSSDSDKGLEGSPEVIREEELEQELELESCPLVHHSPKAKPPVAAKPPAHKWPPIHLVKSSSVSTNFSETVPTSPRESQGDMYMVERRPKPKRSHQLPRVASDGVMVERQQAVDRQQYDDPHPPPASCHSENRDVRRTSPTRTSFLLAELDRKKKMVPPPVAKKPDVLFMSSISSLGQKSNRSHVWSGPSGAYQSPASAYQSPATAYQSPATAYQSPASAYQSPASDYQSPASAYQSPASAYQSPASAYQSPASAYQSPASAYQSPATAYQSPASAYQSPASAYQSPASAYQSPASAYQSPASAYQSPASAYQSPASAYRDKDFTGQDLNHHSIRDGFVLVENCEERRAMSQMRTLCLGEEEEEELEHNSQSTTEDLFTIIHRSKKKLLGRKETADSRQGYGSPIKGIQGVVQKSSSKNDNFMAFLQRRRSNKPNSGERLSAAELLKSTKPLVGQP; via the exons ATGGAGCACAGGGCCCTGATGTATACCAGTCAACCCTGGAAGGGGCCCAAGGGCTCCACCTTCACCCCCAACTGGGACACCCCATCATGCCGACCAACCGTCACATCCCTTTGCCCTGACGTGGTAAAGTCCCCGTGTCAACATGCTGCCGACATATGTCACCCTTCAGAAGTCCCTGTGACCTCCCAGTCCCAGCAGATTGGCCCCCACGCCTCAACATCCTCTGGGTTTTCTGCCACTGCCAACACTGCCAGTAGAAAAGGTGAAAAGGAGTGTAATATAGTCATCCCCATTCAAAATGAGGAGACGGCCCTGCCAGCATACAACCCTGGGTTTCGCGGACGCTCCTTCTCCGCAGCCACTGCCTCACACCCAGTCCCACCCAGACGCAGATGTGACAGCTACGTCCACCTATGCCCCGACAACGGCTCAGAGGACACTAGCAGAGGCGACGCCTCCCAGTTGAGCCCAGACGTCTCCCCTGATCACGGTGGTCCACGGTCGCGTTCCCGCAGCATCATCCTGAGGAAGACAAAGAGGAGGCCGGCGCCGCCAACCCGTAGCGTGTCCCTCAGGAGAGAATCTGCCACCAAGCTCAGAGACAACAGGACTAAGAGCCTTTATATCGACAGGGACCCTGCCCCCCATGACTCCTTCCTGCCTGACCTCATCCTCATCTCCACACCGAGGACAGAGGAGGTGCTGTGCCTGGAGCAGTCCCCTGCTCAGCCTGTACAGGCCCGGGTTGGGCCACCAGTCAACGACAATGGGCAGCTACGTGAAGTAAGGTCTATTGAGCCCTGCTGTCTCATGTCAAGCTCAGGTCCTGCTATGGTTGCACCTATAAATGAGGGAAGAAAAGCCTCCAGCAGGTCAGAATCGGTCAGACCCCTTCCCCCCTTGCAACGCCCGCAGTCTCTAACTTGTAACCAGTCCCCCTTCCAACAAcctgcctcagtctctccctccagtGGCCAGTCCAGCTCTCAGTGTGAGACTCGTTCCCCTCCTGTCCTCACATCTGCCATCACGGGACCCTCCCCCTTGGGCTGCAGGATGCGCCCCAAGTCCTCCACCTCGCCCACCTCCCCCAGATCCAGCAGGCTGCGGCTATCCTTGGAGTTGCCAGGGGTCGTTCCTCTCCCGGACCCGGCAGTGATCAAACCCAAAGCCACCCGGCGACACTCAGAGTCTTCTGGGTCGTCTGGCACCACCAGACCCAGACAGAGGCTGAGCTCCAGCATGATGGTGATGCCTGTGGTGACCCAGGAGGATCTCAGCAATGTGCGTTTGCGTTCCGTCAGCAGCTCAGACTCTGACAAAGGCCTGGAGGGCTCACCTGAAGTCATCAGGGAGGAGGAGCTGGAACAGGAGCTGGAGCTGGAGAGCTGCCCACTGGTCCACCACAGTCCTAAAGCTAAACCACCTGTTGCTGCTAAGCCACCTGCACACAAATGGCCACCGATACATTTGGTAAAGTCTTCCTCAGTCTCTACTAATTTCTCAGAGACTGTTCCAACCTCACCAAGAGAGAGCCAGGGGGACATGTATATGGTGGAAAGGAGACCAAAACCTAAAAGGTCGCACCAGCTTCCTCGTGTTGCCAGTGATGGGGTTATGGTTGAGAGGCAGCAAGCTGTAGACAGGCAACAATATGATGACCCACACCCACCACCCGCCTCCTGCCATTCAGAGAACAGGGATGTGAGAAGGACCTCTCCCACCAGGACCTCATTTCTCCTAGCTGAACTGGATAGGAAGAAGAAGATGGTTCCCCCTCCAGTCGCAAAGAAACCGGATGTCCTCTTCATGTCCTCCATCAGCTCACTGGGACAGAAGAGTAATAGGAGCCATGTCTGGTCTGGGCCCAGTGGTGCTTACCAGTCTCCTGCCAGTGCATACCAGTCTCCTGCCACTGCATACCAGTCTCCAGCCACTGCATACCAGTCTCCTGCCAGTGCATACCAGTCTCCTGCCAGTGATTACCAGTCTCCTGCCAGTGCATACCAGTCTCCTGCCAGTGCATACCAGTCTCCTGCCAGTGCATACCAGTCTCCTGCCAGTGCATACCAGTCTCCTGCCAGTGCTTACCAGTCTCCTGCCACTGCATACCAGTCTCCTGCCAGTGCATACCAGTCTCCTGCCAGTGCATACCAGTCTCCTGCCAGTGCATACCAGTCTCCTGCCAGTGCATACCAGTCTCCTGCCAGTGCATACCAGTCTCCTGCCAGTGCATACCAGTCTCCTGCCAGTGCATACCGAGACAAAGACTTTACTGGACAAGATCTCAACCATCACAGTATAAGAGATG GGTTCGTCCTAGTTGAGAACTGTGAAGAGAGGAGGGCAATGTCTCAGATGAGAACACTGTGCCtcggggaggaagaagaggaagagttGGAGCACAACTCACAGTCAACTACTGAGGACCTATTCACCATCATACACAG GTCCAAGAAGAAACTCCTGGGTCGCAAAGAAACAGCTGACAGCAGGCAAGGTTACGGATCCCCCATTAAAGGCATCCAGGGGGTTGTCCAGAAGTCAAGCTCAAAAAATGACAACTTCATGGCTTTTCTGCAGAGGCGGAGGAGCAATAAACCCAACTCTGGGGAGAGACTGTCAGCCGCTGAACTGCTGAAGAGTACCAAACCACTGGTCGGTCAGCCATAG